In Amycolatopsis sp. FBCC-B4732, the genomic stretch CCTCCGGCTCGATGAAGTTCATGGCGTTCATGCTTCTTCTCCTACCACCGCGAGGATCGTGCCCACTTCGACCTGCTGTCCGACCGTCACCGGAAGTTCCGTCACCACGCCGTCGGCGGGGGCGGCGATCCGGTGTTCCATCTTCATCGCCTCGAGCCAGAGCAGCGGATCGCCGGCCTTGACCGGGTCCCCGGCCTGCACGGCCAGCCGGACGACGGTGCCCGGCATCGGCGCCACCAGCGACCCGGCGGCCAGCGCGGCGTCCGGGTCGGCGAACCGCGGCGCCGCCGTCAGCGCGACCGAGCCGAGCGCGGAGTCCACGTAGGACACGCCGTCGTGGCGGGCGACGTCGAAGGTGCGCCGCACTCCGGCGACGTCCAGGACGACCCGGCCGGGTTCGGCGGTGACCAGCTCGGCCTCGAAACCGTCGGCCTTCAGACCGTCCCGCGTCAGCGAGTAGACGATCTCGTATTCGTGGTCGGCCACCGTGAAGACCTTGCGCTGCCCGGCCGAGCGGACGTTGCGCCAGCCGCTGGGCAGCCGGCCCTGCGTGGTCGCCGACGCCCGGTTACCCGCCGCGTCCGCGAGGGCCGCGGCCAGCGCCGAGAGCCGTTCGGTGTCCACAGTGGCCAGCGGAGCGGCCAGGGTGTCGAGGCCGTGGCTGTCGAAGAACGCCGTATCGGTCTCGCCCGCCAGGAAGGCTTCGTGCCGGAGGATGGTCACCAGGAGGTCGCGGTTGGTGACGACGCCGTGGATCTTCGCCGCAGCCAAGGCCTTGGCGAGCCGGCGGGCGGCCTCGGCGCGGGTCGGGGCCCAGGTGATCACCTTGGCCAGCATCGGGTCGTAGTGGACGCCCACCACGGACCCGCTCTCGAACCCGGAGTCCAGCCTGAGCCCGGGACCGTGCCCGAAGCGCCGGTCCACGTCGGGCACGTCCAGGGTGTGCAGGGTGCCGCTCTGCGGCTGCCAGTTCGCGGCCGGGTCTTCGGCGTAGAGCCGGACCTCGATGGAGTGCCCGACGGTCGGCGGCGGGTCGGCGGGCAGCCGTTCCCCTTCCGCGACGCGCAGCTGCAACGCGACCAGATCCAGCCCCGTGACGTTCTCGGTGACCGGGTGCTCGACCTGCAGCCGGGTGTTCATCTCGAGGAAGTAGAACCGCCCGTCCGGCCCGGCGAGGAACTCGACCGTGCCCGCGCCGACGTAGTCGATCGCCTGGGCGGCCTTGCGCGCGGCGTCGAAGAGCTCCGCGCGCATCGCGTCGTCGACGAACGGCGAAGGTGCCTCTTCGACGACCTTCTGGTGGCGGCGCTGGATCGAGCACTCCCGCTCGCCCACCGCCCACACCGTGCCGAACCGGTCGGCCATGACCTGGACCTCGATGTGCCGCCCGGTCTCCAGGTACCGCTCGCAGAAGACGGTCGGGTCGCCGAACGCGGACCCCGCCTCGGCGCTCGCGCCTTCCACCGCTTCGGCCAGCTCACCGAGTTCGCGGACCACGCGCATCCCGCGCCCGCCACCCCCGGCGGACGCCTTGACCAGCAACGGCAAGTCGGCTTCGGTCACCGACGCCGGGTCCAGTTCGGACAGCACGGGCACGCCGGCGGCGGCCATCAGCCGCTTGGACTCCACTTTGGAGCCCATGGTCTCGATGGCTTCGGGCGGCGGCCCGACCCAGGTGAGACCCGCGTCGAGCACAGCCCGCGCGAAGGCCGCGTTCTCGGACAGGAAGCCGTAGCCCGGGTGGACGGCGTCGGCGCCGGTGTCGGCCGCGGCCTTCACCAGCAGCTCGGCCCGCAGGTACGTCTCGCTCGGCGCGTTGCCGGGCAGCCGGACGGCCGCGTCGGCTTCGAGGGCGTGCGGGGCGGCGGCATCGGCGTCGGAGAACACGGCGACCGTGCCGATCCCGGCGTCGCGGCAGCTACGGAAGACGCGGCGGGCGATCTCGCCGCGGTTGGCGACCAGCAGGTTCTGGATCATCGCTCACTCACATCCGGAAGACGCCGAAGCCCT encodes the following:
- a CDS encoding biotin carboxylase N-terminal domain-containing protein; protein product: MIQNLLVANRGEIARRVFRSCRDAGIGTVAVFSDADAAAPHALEADAAVRLPGNAPSETYLRAELLVKAAADTGADAVHPGYGFLSENAAFARAVLDAGLTWVGPPPEAIETMGSKVESKRLMAAAGVPVLSELDPASVTEADLPLLVKASAGGGGRGMRVVRELGELAEAVEGASAEAGSAFGDPTVFCERYLETGRHIEVQVMADRFGTVWAVGERECSIQRRHQKVVEEAPSPFVDDAMRAELFDAARKAAQAIDYVGAGTVEFLAGPDGRFYFLEMNTRLQVEHPVTENVTGLDLVALQLRVAEGERLPADPPPTVGHSIEVRLYAEDPAANWQPQSGTLHTLDVPDVDRRFGHGPGLRLDSGFESGSVVGVHYDPMLAKVITWAPTRAEAARRLAKALAAAKIHGVVTNRDLLVTILRHEAFLAGETDTAFFDSHGLDTLAAPLATVDTERLSALAAALADAAGNRASATTQGRLPSGWRNVRSAGQRKVFTVADHEYEIVYSLTRDGLKADGFEAELVTAEPGRVVLDVAGVRRTFDVARHDGVSYVDSALGSVALTAAPRFADPDAALAAGSLVAPMPGTVVRLAVQAGDPVKAGDPLLWLEAMKMEHRIAAPADGVVTELPVTVGQQVEVGTILAVVGEEA